The Vibrio sp. B1FLJ16 DNA segment ATATTGTGGCTTGGCTCTATCACAAGTTCAATCGTTGCCCCCGCATTTGGTCGCCAGTCAGCAACCGTAGCTTTAACACCAGTTTTGGTCAGCGGCCCCGCAGCCTGATTGCCATTGAAGTTAAGTTCCCCGGCAATGATACGTACTAATCCAGCCTCTTTGTCATCTAATTCTGTGATCGTTTCTGGCTGAAAATCATGGTATTGGGCTGGCTGCATTTTGTCTTTTGCTGGCTGATTAATCCAAATCTGAAAGCCGTGCAGCGTACCGTCTTGCATGATTGGCATCTCACTATGAATCACACCGCGTCCGGCTGCCATCCATTGAGCACCTCCAGAGCGGAGTTCACCAACATTGTTCATATGATCGCGATGCTGAAAGTGCCCCTTCAGCATATAAGTGAGTGTTTCAATGCCACGGTGTGGATGAGGAGGAAAGCCGCCAACATAATCTGCATGGTCGTCGGATTTCAGCTCATCCATCATCAAAAATGGTGAAAAACTTGCATTATTAAAGCCCGCAACCCGGCGAATTTTAACGCCGTCACCATCTGCAGTCGGCTGAGATGGAATTAGCTGGCGAATTTCTCTTACTGTGCTCATGACATTACTCCTCGTGCGCCCGTTAACCAGACCTGAAAGAGGTCTGTCGGCTATCGACATGAGCATATTGTAGTTTGAAGAAAAAAATTAAAGACCAGAAGCAGTTGAGCTATTCGTTCAAATTTTTCGAACAACGGACTGATTATTTCGAAAAGTACTCGCTTATTACTACGTGCCTAAAAGACCGATTGCTCGCTACTCATTCAGATGAGTGGCCAGGTTTTTGTTTATTGTTGAGAAAAATATCTGGAATAGTTTGAAAATAAAGGTAGCTATTTCGTAAACAAGGTGTATAGTGAGCTCTGGCTCTTAAAAGAGAGCTGTTAATGCAACATTTAGTTTAAGTTCCTTCTCAGTAAAATCTTGAATCTCTATTCAGACTCCTGCGTACAACTTCCGCTTGATTGAACATTCAATAGCTTAAAAAAGATCCACTATAACTCATAATTTAAATGTTTAAGTCAAAGGTATTATTATGTCTAAAGTAACTGGTTCAGTAAAATGGTTCAACGAAACTAAAGGCTTCGGTTTCCTATCTCAAGACAACGGCGGCCAAGATGTATTCGTACACTTCAACGCTATTGTTGCTGACGGTTTCAAAACTCTGACTGAAGGTCAGAAAGTAAGCTTCAACGTAGAGCAAGGCCAAAAAGGTCCTCAGGCAACTGAAGTAACGCCTCTATAAGACTGCTTTTCTTGGTGCAGCATATACGTGCTGCACCAAATTTCTCTCCTTCAAAACACCTCCAGAACTATACCCAAGTGACTTCGGGTGCGCGATTCAGAGCTTATTCGCGTCTAAAAATCCAGTCATTCTCGATGAGCTTAAAACACACATCCCAGGTTATTTCGGTATATTTTTAGCCTTACTTAGGCTTAGCTCCGTACTGTCTAAAATAAATTTTTCAGTACCTTTTATTTAAAATACTCAAAAGGAAACGCTATGTCCTCTAGAAGAACTAGCCGCCAAAAACATTGGTATCAACTACTTAACAAAGAAAAAATCGTCAACAAACAGGAGAATAAATGTTAGAAATAGAATTTAATTTAGAACAACCTCAAACCACCTGGAACGCCAGAATACACCAGCTTAATGGAGATATTTTAAGGCGACATATTTTACCTAAACTTCAGTCTACTAGTATTTTTATAGACTTTACCTATTGTGAATGTTCCTGTGAGGGTACGATCATGAGTGAGTCGGGAGCAAAATTAGGTAGTTTTATTGTCAAATAGTCTCACTCGATAAACTGACACTATTAATGATTACTTTGGAGAAGTAACCGATGGCCAGGAAAAGTAAAAAACAGATAGAAAAAGATAAGAAAGAAGCTGAACAAAATAATACAGCAGAAAAACAAAAAACCCGACGCCGAATCGAAGATATTATGGAACAAAGAGAGTTCGATAAATTATTCGACCTATAATACTCTTCCCTATCTGCTTTCTTCATGTTCATGTGTTAGGTAATGCCACCTGCCTTTCACTTACATGAACTTGAGCTGTTACACAGCTACTCCATATAACTTCTACGAAAATCGCCCCTCCCCTGTCACATATTTCCATCAGATAATCAGCTTTAAATAATCGGACTTAATAGCGCAACCCAAAACTGCTCTAGTCAAATTGATATTTTTACGTATAATCGCAACCGTTTGCTTCGTATAACCCCAATGATATGGTTTGGGGGTCTCTACCAGCTCCCGCAAAGTGCTGATTACGAAGAGTTGAGATCACGGTGTATCTTACTCTTTGTAATATGTAGTAGCGTTCGACTTATTTCTATCTATACCTATTCTTAGAGTAACTGCATCCATAATACACAAAAGGTGGAATATGAACGCATTTATTCAGGGGCTTCCCAAAGTAGAATTACACTTACACATCGAAGGTTCACTTGAACCAGAGCTTATGTTTAAGCTGGCAAAACGAAATGGAATCGACATTCCTTATTCATCACCAAGTGAGCTACGAGACGCATACCAGTTTGAAGATTTACAGTCTTTTCTCGACCTCTACTATCAGGGCGCAGATGCGTTACGCACAGAACAAGACTTTTACGACCTTACCTGGGAATACTTAGAACGCTGTAAAGCTGACAATGTCATCCACACAGAAATCTTTTTCGATCCTCAGACACATACCGATCGCGGAATTGATTTTGATACCGTTATTAACGGAATTACGCGAGCTCTGGATTATGGATGTGAACAGCTAGGCATAACTTCGCAAATCATTGCCTGCTTCCTTCGTCATCTTTCTGAAGAGAGTGCATTTGAAACGCTGCAGTCTGTCCTCAAACATAAAGACAAAATCATAGGCGTCGGACTCGATTCTTCAGAGAAAGGGAACCCGCCAGCTAAGTTTATTCACGTATTTCAACAAGCCAAAGAGGCTGGGTTACTGACGGTTGCACACGCCGGAGAAGAAGGTCCTGCGCAAAATATTTCCGATGCAATCGAGATGCTGGAAGTGAGCCGTGTTGATCATGGGGTTCGCTGTGTTGAAGATGAAGCGTTAGTTGCGTCTCTGATTGAAAGCCGAATGCCGCTTACTGTCTGCCCGCTGTCAAATATTAAACTGTGTGTCTTTGAAAACATGAAACATCACAACGTCGTAGATCTGCTTCGTAAAGGCGTTGCCGTAACGATCAACTCAGATGACCCTGCCTATTTTGGCGGTTACATGACGGATAATTTCCTAGCTGTGAATCAAGCTCATCCCATGAGCTACGAAGAGCTAGCTAAATTCACGCTCAACGCTATAGAAGCAAGTTTTATCGATGAAGCAATGAAGGCAAATTATCGTTCACAAGTACAACGATACGTTGACCGACACTCGGCGCCATAGCGAAGAAAGCTTTTCTCTATAGCCAGATAATTTCTGAGATTTTTTAAAAGTAATACCAATCTGGATAAGTAAATGGTCAATGTATTGCGCAGGAAAAATCGCTTAGAGCAAGGCATAGATTGCTGTAACTAGTTACTCTAATTGCAAAATCTATAACATAGCTATCAGCGGTTTTAACCAGCAAGAATGCTCAAGTACTTATTTAGATTGGTATAAATTCAGCAATCCCGTCTACTTGCCTATACCCCTACAAACCTTCTGTGGTTAATGTAGAACTTAAGCGCTAGACTGACTTAGATTAGATTAGATAACGAATCACAAAAGGAAGACAATCATGATTCAACAAGGTCAAACACTACCTTCTGCAACTGTCAGTGAGCTAACTGCCGATGGATGGTAAATCACGACGTAACGGAACTATTTGCGAATAAAAAAGTAGTGTTGTTCGCCGTACCGGGTGCATTTACCCCAACGTGTTCAGAAGCACACTTACCAGGCTACGTAGTCCTGGCTGACCAACTAAAAGCGAAAGGCGTTGATCTTATCGCATGTATCGCAACGAATGACGCGTTTGTTATGCACGCATGGGGCGAAGCTCAAAATGCCTCTGAGATTAAGATGCTAGGTGATGGTGATGCGAGCTTCACTAAAGCACTTGGCCTGGAAATGGATACCGGCGCTTTTGGTGGCATTCGTTCTCAACGCTACGCAATGATCATTGATAACGGCGTGGTGACAACACTGAACGTTGAAGCAGCGGGAGAGTTCGAAGTAAGTAACGCAGAAACTATCCTGGCTGCACTTTAAGTACATAAAAGCATCGCCCCAGCATATGCCGGGGCGATGATTATTGTTATTAGGTTTTATCTGCCAAAAGGTTTTCTTCTGGTTATTGCTAAAAGCAGGGTTAGTAACAACAAGTGAATATGCCCTAGAGAGCCGCCACTACTGTTTTCTTCATCATCACAACCAAAAATAACGTACTGCCCATCGATACTAGTTTCACACTGTCCGTCGTCACTCACCTCAACGTCGTCTGTATCCGAGTCAGCCTCAACACTATCTTCAGTTACAGTCTCATCCTCGCTTTCAGTAGCCTCTTCCTCAACCATTAAGAAATCAGGCTTTGAAATGACCAGTTCAGGCGGTTCTTCGCTATTAATATACGAGTCAATCCAGTCTCTGTAATACGAGACATTGGTATACCAGGTAGGTAGGGTTACAGAGCTACATACGCTGTTAATAATAGGACCCGCACTGATAATACCTACTTGCGTGAAGGTAAGGTCATCAACGTTACGTAACAATAGAGGGCCTCCGGTGTCTCCTAAACACGCACCGTTACCGTATAGTGTATCATCCCCACCTGTTTCTTCCTCTATAGGCTCTTCTTCAAGTGTGGGGCGTATAATCTCTGTAGGTAAGGTACATAGCTTTTGCGGATCTAACGGAGACTCAATGTAAATTGGCAGCTCTTCTGCCGACTCCAGGCGCTCGTAACATAGCGAAATCGGATAGTAAGAAACGTCCGTTTCTCTAAAGTCAGTTGTACTACTGCCCATTTCGGGATCTGAGTCACCACCCGTCCCCCAACCTGCTACTTTTACATTTGGAACTGGCTCCGCAGAATTCCATTCACCCTCTAAATAAGATAAAGCAGTATCACTACTAGAATCACCCAGTGTTACCACTCCCACAAATTCTTCCGGAAAATCGCGTTCAACATAGAGTAAAGCAATATCATTCTGATAAGCCGTTGATTTAAGTACCGTCAGTTCAGTTTCAGCTGAAGTGTCTGTAGTGTCTGTAGTGTCTGTAGTGTCTGTAGTGTCTGTAGTGTCTGTAGTGTCTGTAGTGTCAATTGTGGTGACAGACTGCTCAGGATAATAGTCTGGATGTATAACTACATGAGTTACTTTATAAATGTCACTGATCTCAACTAAAGACAAGTCCGACTTACCAACCGTTATTGATATTTCTTTAGGTTTAGCCACATCATATAGCGTAAAAACATCGGCATTTTCACTGCTATCTTCCAGGCTGGCATTTGATGCGACTAAACAGTGAGCTGCTGTCATTACCCAGCGCTTGCCTACAATCGTCGCTCCACAAGCATGGTCCTCAGCGAAAACACTGGCTCGTACCGACGCTAAAAAAGAGTATTCACTTTCAAAAGTTTCTTGCAAAACTGGAACATAATCATCATTAACAACAATCGCATAAATGGGTGAACTCACTAAAAATGAGGCCAAGAGCGGTGTCCATTTCTTTCTCATATTCTTCCTTCCATAGCTGAACACAGTTGGCTGAGTTAAAAAGACTTACTCCACTTATGCACTTTTACGCTCAAGCAACTACTTGCACAAATTGTAGATACTAATTCCAACATTATCTGAGACTTATGTTGTAAAAAAAGAAATATGAGATTTAATTCTAAAGTTTTACCAAATGATCACTCTCTAATGCTAATTTGTGACATAGAGTACGGTAACTATTTGAAAACCAGTTTAATGACTTTTCACTTATGAAGTTCGATCCTTAGTTCTAAAACCAACTCGCGACCAGACGCTTAAACCAGTCTGTTAGTTGCTTGAAGAGTCCCCCTTTCTCTACCACATTTAGCGCTACTAACTCGGTCTCTTTTACTGTGTCGCCATCCACTTTGTACACGACCTTGCCGACAATCTGGCCTTTATCTATCGGCGCGATCAAATCACCTGTGTACTCAATTTCAGCGTTCAGCTTGTTTACATCGCCCTTTGGTAACGTAAGAAAAACATCGCGATTAACCCCTACTTTCAGATTGTCAGTGCTGCCCATCCAGACACGAGCAGTCGCAATATCTTGGCCTGATGTTACCGGCATAACAGTGTCATAGAATCGGAAACCATAGCTCAACAACTGTTTACTTTCCGCTTCACGTGCACTCGCACTTTTCGCACCCATCACGACCGCAATCAGGCGCATGTCACCACTGGTTGCCGACGTCGCAAGGCTATAACCCGCACCGCTTGTATATCCTGTTTTCATGCCATCGACCTTCAAGCTGCGATCACGAAGAAGACCATTGCGGTTATATTGCGTTATGCCGTTGTAGGTAAACGAGGTTTCGCTGTACATAGGGTAGATGTCAGGTAAATC contains these protein-coding regions:
- a CDS encoding pirin family protein; translation: MSTVREIRQLIPSQPTADGDGVKIRRVAGFNNASFSPFLMMDELKSDDHADYVGGFPPHPHRGIETLTYMLKGHFQHRDHMNNVGELRSGGAQWMAAGRGVIHSEMPIMQDGTLHGFQIWINQPAKDKMQPAQYHDFQPETITELDDKEAGLVRIIAGELNFNGNQAAGPLTKTGVKATVADWRPNAGATIELVIEPSHNMMLYVYQGLVETPGRAIKQGEMALLSKGELATLTANEQSGVLLFIGEPINEPVVHYGPFVMNSIEEIEQAIQDYNAGLFETY
- a CDS encoding cold-shock protein, giving the protein MMSKVTGSVKWFNETKGFGFLSQDNGGQDVFVHFNAIVADGFKTLTEGQKVSFNVEQGQKGPQATEVTPL
- a CDS encoding adenosine deaminase encodes the protein MARKSKKQIEKDKKEAEQNNTAEKQKTRRRIEDIMEQREFDKLFDL
- a CDS encoding adenosine deaminase, whose amino-acid sequence is MNAFIQGLPKVELHLHIEGSLEPELMFKLAKRNGIDIPYSSPSELRDAYQFEDLQSFLDLYYQGADALRTEQDFYDLTWEYLERCKADNVIHTEIFFDPQTHTDRGIDFDTVINGITRALDYGCEQLGITSQIIACFLRHLSEESAFETLQSVLKHKDKIIGVGLDSSEKGNPPAKFIHVFQQAKEAGLLTVAHAGEEGPAQNISDAIEMLEVSRVDHGVRCVEDEALVASLIESRMPLTVCPLSNIKLCVFENMKHHNVVDLLRKGVAVTINSDDPAYFGGYMTDNFLAVNQAHPMSYEELAKFTLNAIEASFIDEAMKANYRSQVQRYVDRHSAP
- a CDS encoding trypsin-like serine protease, translated to MASFLVSSPIYAIVVNDDYVPVLQETFESEYSFLASVRASVFAEDHACGATIVGKRWVMTAAHCLVASNASLEDSSENADVFTLYDVAKPKEISITVGKSDLSLVEISDIYKVTHVVIHPDYYPEQSVTTIDTTDTTDTTDTTDTTDTTDTTDTSAETELTVLKSTAYQNDIALLYVERDFPEEFVGVVTLGDSSSDTALSYLEGEWNSAEPVPNVKVAGWGTGGDSDPEMGSSTTDFRETDVSYYPISLCYERLESAEELPIYIESPLDPQKLCTLPTEIIRPTLEEEPIEEETGGDDTLYGNGACLGDTGGPLLLRNVDDLTFTQVGIISAGPIINSVCSSVTLPTWYTNVSYYRDWIDSYINSEEPPELVISKPDFLMVEEEATESEDETVTEDSVEADSDTDDVEVSDDGQCETSIDGQYVIFGCDDEENSSGGSLGHIHLLLLTLLLAITRRKPFGR
- a CDS encoding D-alanyl-D-alanine carboxypeptidase family protein, with amino-acid sequence MRKNIIFQLPILTGFAAFSALSFAAPTVVPNAPVLSSKGYVLMDYHTGTVLVEREADKRLNPASLTKLMTAYVAGREVNAGNISLDDEVVISRNAWAKNFPDSSKMFIEVNKSVSLSDLYRGLVVQSGNDASVAIAEHVAGSESGFVNLMNGWAKQLGLTNSAFTNPHGLDSEGLYSTPHDIAKLGQAIIRDLPDIYPMYSETSFTYNGITQYNRNGLLRDRSLKVDGMKTGYTSGAGYSLATSATSGDMRLIAVVMGAKSASAREAESKQLLSYGFRFYDTVMPVTSGQDIATARVWMGSTDNLKVGVNRDVFLTLPKGDVNKLNAEIEYTGDLIAPIDKGQIVGKVVYKVDGDTVKETELVALNVVEKGGLFKQLTDWFKRLVASWF